The following proteins are encoded in a genomic region of Acetobacter oryzoeni:
- the putA gene encoding bifunctional proline dehydrogenase/L-glutamate gamma-semialdehyde dehydrogenase PutA, which yields MSGGNNHYEAKTTCTHGRPGSGLPIRNEKPMSSTDTFAPDFASRTPLRQAIIEAMRRPEAQCVETLTPDATLTEAENGSVATMASKLAEALRARRSPGLVETLVQEFSLSSTEGVALMCLAEALLRIPDVATRDALIQDKIGESNWLSHVARGKPLFANAAAWGLALTGKLVTEHDEGTLASSLLNFAERTSKPIIRKAVDAAMRLMGEQFVLGQTIDQARKNSAELEAVGFSYSYDMLGEAAFTAHDAERYRQDYINAINTIGRSATGNNVYDRPGISIKLSALHPRYARAQYDRVMGELLPVVQELTLLARKYDIGLNIDAEETERLDVSLDILEALCATPGLEGWNGIGFVVQAYGKRCPYVLDYIIDLARRTNRRIMVRLVKGAYWDSEIKKAQVEGMADFPVYTRKCHTDISYIACARKLLNARDVIFPQFATHNARTLSTIYTLAGEKFELGSYEFQCLHGMGEPLYKQVVGADKFNRPCRIYAPVGTHETLLAYLVRRLLENGANSSFVNQIGDSAIPLSSLIENPIDVARRYTPYGAPHTEIRNPRDLFAPERINSAGVDLADDKVLSALATGIKDAPQTWEASPMVVGVKKKGAFRPVTNPADRRDVVGKVSYATPDVVTKAVDAAQKGQLDWANRSPAERADILQKASDILEERTDDLLALLGREAGKSLPNAVAEVREAVDFLRYYGATIRRDFDNTTHKPLGIVTCISPWNFPLAIFIGQIAAALAAGNVVLAKPAEETPLVAAVAVGILQEAGVPPAALQLLTGEGDVGAAAVADERVMGVMFTGSTTVAQIINRQLLERRTATGQPVPFVAETGGQNAMIVDSSALAEQVVADVLASAFDSAGQRCSALRVLCVQEDCADHVLAMLRGAMRELRIGNPAHLSCDVGPVITEEAAANITAHVNAFKARKAPVMALPVPEACANGSYVPPTLIEVLNIREIGPEVFGPVLHVLRFERDKLEELLLEINDTGYGLTFGLHTRLDSTIKSVLSQVEAGNLYVNRNTIGAVVGVQPFGGRGLSGTGPKAGGPLILRRLLSEAPAVAQIVRGRTTPEMTQWTDWLREKGESKAAQIAGNLARLPLVGGEITLPGPVGEQNIYRLSARGNVLCVPITLAGLYDQISLALAGGNTALVLAEEELTGWLDRLPDILRQAIRPVASATALPCSILLGEDDNAIFRSARRTLAEANGPIVSAFVTGATLPSVEVVLEEQSRSINTTAAGGNASLMTLN from the coding sequence ATGTCAGGAGGGAATAATCATTATGAAGCCAAAACTACCTGCACACACGGCAGGCCCGGTTCTGGCTTACCAATCCGGAATGAAAAGCCCATGTCATCCACAGACACGTTCGCTCCTGATTTTGCATCCCGCACCCCACTTCGGCAGGCCATTATTGAAGCCATGCGCCGCCCCGAAGCCCAGTGCGTGGAAACCCTGACACCAGACGCCACATTAACAGAGGCAGAAAACGGCTCTGTTGCCACCATGGCCTCCAAACTGGCCGAAGCCCTGCGCGCGCGCCGCAGCCCGGGGCTGGTGGAAACACTGGTGCAGGAATTCTCGCTTTCCTCCACCGAGGGCGTGGCCCTGATGTGTCTGGCCGAAGCGCTGCTGCGTATTCCAGACGTTGCCACGCGCGATGCGCTGATTCAGGACAAGATTGGTGAAAGCAACTGGCTTTCTCATGTTGCACGCGGCAAGCCCTTGTTTGCCAACGCCGCCGCATGGGGGCTGGCACTAACCGGCAAGCTGGTGACAGAGCATGATGAAGGCACACTTGCCAGCTCTCTGCTCAACTTTGCGGAACGCACATCCAAACCCATTATCCGCAAGGCCGTAGATGCCGCCATGCGCCTGATGGGCGAGCAGTTTGTGCTGGGCCAGACCATTGATCAGGCCCGCAAGAACAGCGCCGAGCTGGAAGCTGTGGGTTTTTCCTATTCCTACGATATGCTGGGCGAGGCCGCGTTTACCGCGCATGATGCCGAACGCTACCGGCAGGATTACATCAACGCCATCAACACCATTGGCCGCAGCGCAACCGGCAACAATGTGTATGACCGGCCCGGTATTTCCATCAAACTTTCTGCCCTGCACCCACGCTATGCCCGCGCACAGTATGACCGCGTGATGGGTGAACTGCTGCCGGTTGTGCAGGAACTTACGCTGCTGGCCCGCAAATACGATATCGGCCTGAACATTGATGCGGAAGAAACAGAACGTCTGGATGTCTCTTTAGATATTCTGGAAGCCCTGTGCGCCACACCGGGGCTGGAAGGCTGGAACGGCATTGGCTTTGTGGTGCAGGCTTACGGCAAGCGCTGCCCGTATGTGCTGGATTACATTATTGATCTGGCCCGCCGCACCAACCGCCGCATTATGGTGCGTTTGGTAAAAGGTGCTTACTGGGATAGCGAAATCAAGAAAGCACAGGTTGAGGGCATGGCGGATTTTCCCGTTTATACCCGCAAGTGCCACACAGATATCAGCTACATTGCCTGCGCCCGCAAACTGCTGAACGCGCGAGATGTAATTTTCCCGCAGTTTGCCACGCACAATGCCCGCACGCTTTCCACCATTTACACGTTGGCGGGTGAAAAGTTCGAGCTTGGCTCTTACGAGTTCCAGTGCCTGCATGGCATGGGCGAACCGCTGTACAAACAGGTTGTGGGGGCAGACAAGTTTAACCGCCCATGCCGCATTTATGCACCTGTTGGCACGCATGAAACCCTGCTGGCTTACCTTGTGCGCCGCCTTTTGGAAAACGGAGCCAATTCCTCCTTCGTCAATCAGATTGGGGATAGCGCTATTCCGCTTTCATCCCTGATTGAAAACCCCATCGATGTAGCCCGCCGTTACACACCTTACGGCGCACCGCACACAGAAATCCGCAACCCGCGTGATCTGTTTGCGCCAGAACGTATCAACTCCGCAGGGGTAGATCTGGCGGATGACAAGGTTCTATCCGCACTGGCAACCGGCATTAAAGATGCCCCCCAAACGTGGGAAGCCAGCCCCATGGTTGTGGGTGTGAAAAAGAAAGGTGCTTTCCGCCCCGTTACCAACCCGGCAGACCGGCGCGATGTGGTGGGCAAAGTTTCCTACGCCACGCCAGATGTTGTAACAAAAGCTGTGGATGCCGCACAGAAAGGCCAGCTGGACTGGGCCAACCGCAGCCCGGCAGAACGTGCAGACATTCTGCAAAAAGCCTCTGATATTCTGGAAGAACGCACAGATGATCTTCTGGCACTTCTGGGGCGTGAAGCCGGAAAATCCCTCCCCAATGCTGTGGCGGAAGTGCGTGAGGCTGTAGATTTCCTGCGCTATTACGGCGCCACCATCCGGCGGGATTTTGATAACACCACCCACAAGCCGCTGGGAATTGTCACCTGCATTAGCCCGTGGAACTTCCCGCTGGCCATCTTTATTGGCCAGATTGCCGCAGCCCTTGCAGCCGGTAACGTTGTGCTGGCCAAACCGGCAGAGGAAACACCACTTGTTGCCGCCGTGGCCGTGGGTATCTTGCAAGAAGCCGGCGTGCCACCCGCTGCCCTGCAACTGCTGACCGGTGAAGGTGACGTAGGCGCCGCCGCCGTGGCGGATGAGCGCGTCATGGGCGTGATGTTCACTGGCTCCACCACCGTGGCGCAGATTATCAACCGTCAGCTTCTGGAACGGCGCACAGCCACTGGCCAGCCCGTGCCATTTGTGGCCGAAACCGGCGGCCAGAACGCCATGATTGTGGATTCCTCCGCACTGGCAGAACAGGTTGTGGCCGATGTTCTGGCCTCCGCCTTTGATAGTGCAGGCCAGCGCTGCTCCGCCCTGCGCGTTCTGTGTGTGCAGGAAGATTGTGCAGACCACGTTCTGGCCATGCTGCGTGGCGCCATGCGTGAACTGCGCATTGGCAACCCTGCACATCTTTCCTGCGATGTAGGCCCGGTCATTACCGAAGAAGCTGCCGCAAACATTACCGCGCATGTTAACGCCTTTAAGGCCCGCAAGGCTCCGGTTATGGCGCTGCCTGTGCCAGAAGCCTGCGCCAACGGCAGCTACGTGCCGCCCACGCTGATTGAAGTGCTGAACATTCGGGAAATTGGGCCAGAAGTGTTTGGCCCCGTGCTGCATGTTCTGCGCTTTGAGCGTGACAAGCTGGAAGAACTGCTGCTGGAAATTAACGATACCGGCTACGGGCTGACATTTGGCCTGCACACCCGGTTGGATTCCACAATAAAAAGCGTGCTCTCACAGGTTGAGGCTGGCAATCTTTACGTCAACCGCAACACCATTGGCGCGGTTGTGGGCGTGCAGCCTTTTGGTGGGCGTGGCCTTTCTGGCACCGGCCCCAAGGCGGGTGGCCCGCTTATTCTGCGCCGTCTGCTGTCTGAAGCCCCAGCTGTGGCGCAGATTGTACGTGGCCGCACCACGCCAGAAATGACGCAGTGGACAGACTGGCTGCGTGAAAAGGGTGAAAGCAAAGCCGCGCAAATTGCTGGCAATCTGGCACGCCTGCCGCTGGTGGGCGGAGAAATCACTCTGCCCGGCCCTGTGGGTGAGCAAAACATCTATCGCCTGAGCGCACGCGGCAACGTGCTGTGTGTGCCCATCACGCTGGCCGGGTTGTATGATCAGATCTCTCTGGCGCTGGCTGGGGGCAACACGGCATTGGTGCTGGCAGAAGAAGAACTGACAGGATGGCTGGACAGACTGCCGGATATTCTGCGCCAAGCCATTCGCCCGGTTGCCAGCGCAACGGCCCTGCCCTGCTCTATCCTGCTGGGTGAAGATGATAATGCCATCTTCCGCAGTGCACGCAGAACACTGGCAGAAGCCAATGGTCCCATTGTTTCCGCCTTTGTAACGGGCGCAACACTACCTTCTGTTGAAGTGGTGCTGGAAGAGCAGTCTCGCAGCATCAACACCACCGCAGCGGGTGGCAATGCCAGCCTGATGACACTGAACTAA
- a CDS encoding GntR family transcriptional regulator: MLPASLFAKTEITGHGTASEAICDALRRAILEDQIQPGQPLPQSELASGFGVSIIPVREALKHLEAEGLVTFMPNKGAMVIGMNEADILEYSQIRAILEERAAAEGVRNMTRVDFARVEDAYEAFVEGVHGPSGRIRSGALNRAFHNAIYASARSPRLLEMIEDLHVRLDRYIRGHLVIEGRKDITDLEHKAILDACRNRDADLCAKLTRTHILEAAAISIDVFRSRKAAKTAATGT; encoded by the coding sequence ATGCTGCCAGCCAGCCTTTTTGCAAAAACAGAAATAACAGGCCACGGCACCGCTTCTGAAGCCATATGCGATGCCCTGCGCCGCGCCATTTTGGAAGACCAGATTCAGCCCGGCCAACCCCTGCCGCAATCTGAACTGGCCAGTGGCTTTGGCGTGAGCATTATTCCTGTGCGCGAGGCCCTGAAACATCTGGAAGCCGAAGGGCTTGTCACCTTCATGCCCAACAAAGGGGCGATGGTGATTGGCATGAATGAGGCCGATATTCTGGAATACTCCCAGATCCGCGCCATTTTAGAGGAACGCGCCGCGGCAGAAGGCGTGCGCAACATGACACGCGTTGATTTTGCCCGCGTGGAAGATGCGTATGAAGCCTTTGTAGAAGGTGTGCATGGCCCTTCTGGGCGTATCCGCTCTGGCGCGCTCAACCGGGCTTTTCATAATGCCATTTACGCCTCGGCCCGCAGCCCGCGCCTGCTTGAAATGATAGAAGACCTGCACGTGCGGCTTGACCGTTATATTCGTGGGCATCTGGTAATAGAGGGCCGCAAGGATATTACAGATCTGGAACACAAGGCGATTCTGGACGCCTGCCGCAACCGCGATGCTGATTTGTGCGCCAAACTCACGCGCACGCATATTCTGGAAGCGGCTGCCATTTCCATAGATGTGTTCCGCAGCCGCAAAGCCGCAAAAACCGCCGCAACAGGCACCTGA
- a CDS encoding DUF4148 domain-containing protein produces MKLIAVRALSALALTTSLLAGAAVSAHAQENTDAPVTRAGDTSRLTDVDPSGFVGSIDPAENAGLLNYCVQNEYVDYDDGWRTLQEYNKKTNAVPEGQEGNMSYANGSAGLLHANNRTYTIAMAILPVRQKTCKAVLERAKASL; encoded by the coding sequence ATGAAACTGATTGCCGTACGTGCCCTGTCGGCGCTTGCCCTCACCACATCTCTGCTGGCAGGGGCTGCTGTGTCTGCCCATGCGCAGGAAAACACAGATGCGCCCGTAACACGCGCCGGAGATACGTCCCGCCTGACAGATGTAGATCCGTCTGGCTTTGTTGGTTCCATTGATCCGGCAGAAAACGCTGGCCTGCTGAACTACTGTGTGCAGAACGAATACGTTGATTACGACGACGGCTGGCGCACGCTGCAGGAATACAACAAAAAGACCAACGCCGTGCCAGAAGGGCAGGAAGGCAACATGTCTTACGCCAATGGTTCTGCCGGTCTGCTGCATGCCAACAACCGCACCTACACCATTGCCATGGCCATTCTGCCAGTGCGTCAGAAAACCTGTAAAGCTGTGCTGGAACGGGCCAAGGCTTCTCTGTAA
- the acs gene encoding acetate--CoA ligase, producing the protein MVDAFFPATDNPVSDRYQDLVQRAQRDPEEFWLAQAQRLAWHTQPMHASRSDFTGDVRVSWYEDGRLNAAENCLDRHVLYQPDNAALIWQGQEDGHREVISYRELHARVCRLANVLRRLGVKKGDRVAIHLPMVAEGVISMLACARIGAVHVVLFGGFSAEGLAERLTDSGAVVVITADVARRGPKKIPSKTTMDEAIKLCGAQSAVRNVLVVPVTGADVPMQKGRDLSYTAEVALEIPDCPAEVMNACDPLFLLYTSGSTGRPKGLVHSTGGYLVWASFTQELVFDAKPTDVFWCTADTSWITGHTYVVYGPLVNGGTILVYEGLPSWPQPGRWWDVIDQNQVSVFYTSPTVIRAAMREDDSVVQSRSLSSLRVLGTVGEPISPEAWKWFYAEVGRNACPVVDTWWQTETGGVMITACAQNVAGKPGAAGLPLPGVAVTLTDAKGQDIEGEGEGLLCLAQSWPGQAMTLWQDHERFRKTYFTTCPGHYFSGDGARRDATGYYWITGRVDDVVNVSGHRIGTAEIEDAVAEDHAVVESAAVGVPHDLKGQALVVFVVPKAEGAFDATAVNKAVAAGVGRYAVPEKIYVVPDLPKTRSGKIVRRLLRKIAANDLDNMGDLSTLADPDIVAELIKLVAQQNG; encoded by the coding sequence GTGGTAGATGCGTTTTTCCCCGCAACGGATAACCCCGTTTCTGATCGGTATCAGGATCTTGTGCAGCGGGCGCAACGTGATCCGGAGGAATTCTGGCTGGCTCAGGCGCAAAGGCTGGCATGGCATACGCAACCCATGCACGCATCCCGCTCTGATTTTACCGGCGATGTGCGCGTTTCCTGGTATGAAGACGGGCGGCTGAATGCGGCTGAAAACTGTCTGGACCGGCACGTTCTGTATCAGCCCGATAATGCTGCCCTGATCTGGCAGGGGCAGGAAGATGGCCACCGCGAGGTAATCTCATACCGTGAACTGCATGCCCGTGTGTGCCGCTTGGCCAATGTGCTGCGCCGCCTTGGTGTGAAAAAGGGAGACCGCGTGGCCATCCATCTGCCCATGGTGGCAGAGGGTGTTATTTCCATGCTGGCCTGCGCCCGTATTGGGGCCGTGCACGTGGTGCTGTTTGGTGGTTTTTCTGCCGAGGGTCTGGCCGAACGTCTGACAGATAGCGGCGCTGTGGTGGTGATTACCGCAGACGTGGCGCGCCGCGGGCCCAAGAAAATCCCCAGCAAGACCACAATGGATGAGGCCATAAAACTGTGTGGGGCACAAAGTGCCGTGCGCAATGTGCTGGTGGTGCCTGTAACAGGTGCGGATGTGCCCATGCAAAAAGGGCGGGACCTGTCCTACACAGCAGAAGTGGCGCTTGAAATACCGGATTGCCCGGCAGAAGTGATGAACGCGTGTGATCCGCTGTTTCTGCTTTACACATCTGGCAGCACGGGCCGCCCCAAAGGGCTGGTGCACAGCACGGGCGGGTATCTGGTGTGGGCCTCTTTCACGCAGGAGCTGGTGTTTGATGCCAAACCCACTGATGTGTTCTGGTGTACGGCAGATACAAGCTGGATTACCGGGCACACTTATGTGGTGTACGGGCCACTGGTAAATGGTGGCACCATTCTTGTGTATGAAGGCCTGCCATCATGGCCGCAGCCCGGCCGCTGGTGGGATGTGATAGACCAGAATCAGGTTTCGGTTTTCTATACGTCTCCCACGGTTATTCGTGCTGCCATGCGTGAGGATGATTCCGTGGTGCAAAGCCGCTCTCTGTCCAGTCTGCGTGTGCTGGGCACGGTGGGTGAGCCTATCAGCCCGGAAGCATGGAAGTGGTTTTATGCAGAAGTAGGGCGTAATGCCTGCCCGGTGGTGGATACATGGTGGCAGACAGAAACCGGCGGCGTGATGATTACCGCCTGCGCCCAGAATGTTGCAGGTAAGCCGGGGGCTGCTGGGCTGCCTTTGCCGGGTGTGGCTGTTACGCTTACAGATGCCAAAGGGCAGGATATTGAAGGCGAGGGCGAAGGCCTGTTGTGCCTTGCGCAATCTTGGCCCGGACAGGCCATGACGCTGTGGCAGGACCACGAACGGTTCCGCAAAACCTATTTCACCACATGTCCGGGCCATTATTTCTCGGGTGATGGTGCACGGCGGGATGCCACCGGTTATTACTGGATTACCGGCCGTGTGGATGATGTGGTGAACGTATCTGGCCACCGCATTGGCACGGCGGAAATTGAAGATGCCGTGGCCGAAGATCATGCCGTGGTGGAAAGTGCCGCTGTTGGCGTGCCGCATGATCTGAAAGGGCAGGCCCTTGTAGTGTTTGTGGTGCCCAAGGCGGAGGGCGCGTTTGATGCCACAGCCGTAAACAAGGCCGTGGCCGCAGGCGTGGGCCGCTATGCTGTGCCAGAAAAAATTTACGTGGTGCCGGATCTGCCCAAAACACGTTCGGGCAAAATTGTGCGGCGTTTGCTGCGCAAGATTGCGGCGAACGATCTGGATAATATGGGGGATCTGTCCACCTTGGCAGACCCAGATATTGTGGCCGAACTGATAAAGCTGGTGGCCCAGCAGAACGGCTGA
- a CDS encoding DUF1653 domain-containing protein produces the protein MIEHNQNNTDTQVPEMPCPGLYQHYKGGLYTVICTGRHSETEEWLVTYRSEARGDYWVRPLAMWQESVNGAPRFALLKAANAAETGA, from the coding sequence ATGATAGAACATAACCAGAATAATACAGATACCCAAGTGCCAGAAATGCCCTGCCCCGGTCTTTATCAACATTACAAGGGCGGACTTTATACTGTGATCTGCACAGGCCGCCACAGTGAAACCGAAGAATGGCTTGTAACATACCGTAGTGAAGCACGTGGAGATTACTGGGTGCGCCCCCTTGCCATGTGGCAGGAAAGTGTAAACGGTGCACCGCGCTTTGCGTTGCTAAAAGCCGCCAACGCGGCAGAAACCGGGGCATAA
- a CDS encoding SAM-dependent methyltransferase has product MSTIRTAWLAADGLTSVLEADLAWRGVTIDRWHGRLALSSSKPVYSPWALDIWLDPQVVEITSIRNAADTLRAIQRNWSLYTIDHFRRTALITDKLPPVKAAPLVFPTLPPTSPLGAWTLLDTNTLLFSARKTSPFVNGAPQFVENRTGPPSRAYLKLWEACTRLGRWPTPEERCYDLGATPGGWTWAIANLGAQVTAFDRAPLDPKVAAMPGVSFQQASAFGLEPEKLAAVDWMFSDIIAYPQRLLRLTQNWIASGNTDNIVLTVKFQGETDHEIVAAFEAIPGGSLAHLAHNKHELTFFWNKTAAAENRPTLAGTNLTQEDA; this is encoded by the coding sequence ATGAGCACCATTCGCACCGCATGGTTGGCCGCCGATGGGCTGACATCCGTTTTAGAAGCTGATCTGGCATGGCGCGGCGTAACTATTGACCGCTGGCATGGCCGGTTGGCTCTTTCCAGCAGCAAGCCTGTGTATTCCCCTTGGGCACTGGATATCTGGCTGGACCCGCAGGTGGTGGAAATAACCTCCATTCGCAATGCCGCAGATACACTGCGCGCCATTCAGCGGAACTGGAGCCTGTATACTATCGACCACTTTCGGCGTACCGCGCTGATCACAGACAAGCTGCCCCCGGTTAAGGCTGCCCCGCTGGTGTTTCCCACACTGCCACCAACAAGCCCCTTGGGCGCGTGGACATTGCTGGACACCAACACGCTGCTTTTTTCTGCACGCAAAACCAGCCCATTTGTAAATGGCGCGCCACAGTTTGTAGAAAACCGCACCGGCCCACCTTCCCGCGCCTATCTGAAATTGTGGGAAGCCTGCACGCGCCTTGGCCGCTGGCCCACACCTGAAGAACGTTGTTATGATCTGGGCGCCACACCCGGCGGTTGGACATGGGCCATTGCCAACCTTGGTGCACAGGTTACAGCGTTTGACCGCGCACCGCTTGACCCCAAAGTGGCGGCCATGCCGGGTGTCTCCTTCCAACAAGCCAGCGCCTTTGGTTTGGAACCCGAAAAACTTGCTGCCGTGGACTGGATGTTTTCAGACATCATTGCCTACCCACAGCGCCTTTTACGGCTGACACAAAACTGGATAGCCTCTGGCAACACAGACAACATTGTGCTGACGGTGAAGTTTCAGGGTGAAACAGACCATGAAATTGTGGCCGCGTTTGAGGCCATTCCGGGTGGCAGTTTGGCACATCTGGCCCATAACAAGCATGAGCTAACATTTTTCTGGAACAAAACAGCCGCAGCCGAAAACAGGCCCACATTGGCAGGCACAAATCTTACGCAAGAAGACGCTTAA
- a CDS encoding DUF423 domain-containing protein codes for MQEMAGHVAFPVFHYGRCAYTAELMSFSLLLPRLWRICGGLLAATGTVMGALTAHLPDSAFAAGGRVMAHSGMEMQMWQGIALVALGLTAKPQAGRILLAGGCGLVLGTLLFCAGVYYTAFTGHHAAHVAPTGGSLLILSWLLLSVGWMCRA; via the coding sequence ATGCAGGAAATGGCCGGGCATGTTGCCTTTCCTGTTTTCCATTACGGCCGCTGCGCCTATACAGCAGAACTTATGTCCTTTTCACTTCTTCTTCCGCGCCTGTGGCGCATATGCGGGGGCCTTTTGGCCGCTACCGGCACCGTTATGGGCGCACTTACCGCCCATCTGCCAGATTCGGCCTTTGCTGCCGGTGGCCGCGTTATGGCCCATAGCGGCATGGAAATGCAGATGTGGCAAGGCATTGCCCTTGTTGCTCTGGGTCTTACAGCCAAACCTCAGGCGGGCCGTATCTTGCTGGCCGGTGGCTGTGGGCTGGTGCTGGGCACGCTGCTGTTTTGTGCGGGCGTGTATTACACAGCTTTTACCGGCCACCATGCAGCCCACGTTGCCCCAACAGGTGGCAGTTTGCTGATTCTTTCTTGGCTGTTGCTTTCCGTTGGCTGGATGTGCCGGGCATGA
- a CDS encoding cob(I)yrinic acid a,c-diamide adenosyltransferase: MSIRLDRIVTRGGDGGQTSLGNGARVAKSSARIEALGTLDEVNAVTGLVRAHAPQDSAVVGQLAAVQNMLFDMGADLCQPEEGPKAARAKRMQESVVLKLEEWVEQLRAAQKPLTSFVLPGGSVPAAWAHLARTQARAAERRMVALAEKETINPVLLQIMNRLSDYFFVLARHFNADGQTDLVWIPEK; this comes from the coding sequence ATGAGCATCAGGCTGGACCGAATTGTGACGCGCGGTGGGGATGGAGGGCAGACATCTTTGGGCAATGGCGCGCGTGTTGCAAAAAGCAGCGCACGGATAGAAGCACTGGGCACGCTGGATGAAGTAAACGCCGTAACCGGCCTTGTGCGTGCCCACGCCCCGCAAGATAGCGCCGTGGTGGGCCAACTGGCAGCCGTGCAGAACATGCTGTTCGATATGGGGGCAGATTTATGCCAGCCAGAAGAAGGCCCAAAAGCAGCCCGTGCCAAGCGTATGCAGGAAAGTGTCGTTTTAAAGCTGGAAGAATGGGTGGAGCAGTTGCGCGCTGCCCAAAAGCCATTAACCAGTTTTGTGTTGCCCGGTGGTTCTGTTCCCGCAGCGTGGGCGCATCTGGCCCGTACACAGGCGCGTGCGGCAGAACGGCGTATGGTGGCGCTGGCTGAGAAAGAAACAATCAATCCTGTTCTGCTACAGATCATGAACAGGTTATCTGATTACTTTTTTGTTCTGGCGCGTCACTTTAATGCAGATGGGCAGACCGATCTGGTATGGATTCCTGAAAAATAA
- a CDS encoding FAD-binding oxidoreductase, which translates to MCSPLLQEPAPMSENAALPQPLHDALLQLLGPAGLLTAASDVDPFCIDWRALYHGKCAAVLRPANTEECAKAVALCNQHNVPMVPQGGNTSMVGGATPDNTGKAVVISTTRMTRIHDIDHADLTMTVEAGVTLKAAQDAAAKEGLLLPLSISSEGSADIGGILATNAGGNNTVRYGNARELALGLEAVLPDGNVLNLMRKLRKDNTGYALRQLLVGSEGTLGIITQAIIQLQPAPRSRETALCAVADAKGALDLFAAFRKQDPSAIQAFEFMSGTSMALVNKLIEGAPLPLSEPAPAYALVELGSPRGDDSLRSLMEDVLGTALEDGLVTDAVLAESEAQRQSLWMIREEHAEAQKRAGASVKNDVSVPLAAIPTFIDEATKACEALIPGIRVAPFGHIGDGNIHFNLVQPEGADPKAFLAQDHAMMDTVAAIVRKLGGSFSAEHGVGQLKTYMMPEWRGGAELETMRRIKNALDPKNLMNPGKIFPAA; encoded by the coding sequence GTGTGTTCACCCCTTTTGCAGGAACCCGCACCCATGTCTGAAAATGCCGCCCTTCCCCAACCCCTGCATGATGCCCTTTTACAGCTTTTGGGCCCTGCCGGCCTGCTGACAGCGGCTTCAGACGTAGATCCGTTCTGCATAGATTGGCGCGCGCTTTATCATGGTAAATGCGCCGCCGTTTTACGCCCGGCCAACACGGAAGAATGTGCAAAAGCCGTGGCTTTGTGTAACCAGCACAACGTGCCCATGGTGCCGCAAGGCGGCAACACCAGCATGGTGGGTGGCGCCACGCCAGATAACACCGGCAAGGCTGTGGTAATTTCCACCACCCGCATGACGCGCATTCATGACATTGACCACGCTGATCTGACCATGACGGTAGAAGCTGGCGTAACGCTTAAAGCCGCGCAGGATGCCGCCGCCAAGGAAGGACTGCTGCTGCCGCTTTCCATTTCATCCGAAGGCTCTGCGGATATCGGGGGTATTCTGGCCACCAATGCAGGTGGCAATAACACCGTGCGCTACGGCAATGCGCGTGAACTGGCATTAGGGCTGGAAGCCGTGCTGCCCGATGGCAATGTGCTGAACCTGATGCGCAAGCTGCGCAAGGATAACACCGGCTACGCCCTGCGGCAGCTTTTGGTGGGGTCTGAAGGCACGCTGGGCATTATTACGCAGGCCATTATTCAGCTTCAACCAGCCCCCCGCTCGCGCGAGACGGCTTTGTGCGCCGTGGCGGATGCCAAGGGTGCGCTGGATCTGTTTGCCGCTTTCCGCAAGCAAGATCCTTCTGCCATTCAGGCTTTTGAGTTCATGTCCGGCACAAGCATGGCGCTGGTGAACAAACTGATTGAAGGCGCGCCACTGCCACTTAGCGAACCCGCACCCGCCTATGCGCTGGTAGAGTTGGGAAGCCCACGTGGAGATGACAGCCTGCGCTCCCTTATGGAAGACGTGCTGGGCACCGCACTGGAAGATGGTTTGGTAACAGATGCCGTGCTGGCAGAAAGTGAAGCCCAACGCCAGAGCTTATGGATGATCCGTGAGGAACATGCAGAAGCCCAGAAACGTGCCGGGGCCTCTGTTAAAAACGATGTGTCCGTACCGTTGGCCGCTATTCCCACTTTTATTGATGAAGCCACCAAAGCGTGTGAAGCCCTTATTCCCGGTATTCGGGTGGCTCCGTTTGGGCATATTGGGGATGGTAACATCCACTTCAATCTGGTGCAGCCCGAAGGCGCAGACCCCAAGGCATTTTTGGCGCAGGATCATGCCATGATGGACACTGTGGCTGCTATTGTGCGCAAACTGGGCGGTTCCTTTTCTGCCGAACACGGCGTGGGGCAGCTTAAAACCTACATGATGCCCGAATGGCGTGGCGGTGCAGAGCTGGAAACCATGCGCCGGATCAAAAATGCGCTGGACCCTAAAAACCTGATGAACCCGGGCAAGATTTTTCCCGCAGCCTGA